The Crocosphaera sp. UHCC 0190 genome has a window encoding:
- a CDS encoding AAA family ATPase: MLIHGYKIREKIYESSQSLIYRGYRKNDQLPVILKNLKNSYPDPTTLSQFKQEYEILNQLNLPGVIQTYGLEKYQNSAAIILEDFGGQSLNLLLRENSLNLEEFLGIAIKILEGLEGIHQANIIHKDINPSNIILHPKTHQVKLIDFGISTQLSTEHTNLCDPNLIEGTLAYMSPEQTGRMNRKIDYHTDFYSLGVTFYEMLTGQLPFMTDNPIELVHFHLAKQPNSPSQINSNIPPILSQIVMKLLAKTSEDRYQTAGGIKADLEICLKEIQQKNNIKEFSLGRQDISDKFQIPQKLYGRETEIDTLIKTFETVTQGANEIMLVSGYSGIGKSALVREIYPSITQRKGYFISGKCEQFQRDIPYGAIIQACQELISQLLTECNQKINQWKHKLLTALGVNGQVIIEVIPEIEKIIGPQSKVPKLAPLESQNRFNLVFQNFLKVFTKPEHPLVIFLDDLQWADSASLQLIQRLMTRLEHQYLFIIGAYRDNEVNEAHPLNLTLNEIRLSGKTIHKISLTTLNLSQIKQLIYETIKLDNSSRDILAKLVNQKTNGNPFFVREFLNSLYHQKLLKFDKNSKKWCWDKAKIKASQITDNVVELMTNNIKNMPEKTQELLKIAACIGSKFDLNILASICDQSQIDTADSLWNALETGLILSLDNQYKLLKSYQEYQEIPPDLKITYKFSHDRVQQAAYNLIPLEEQVKIHWEIGKILLNTTSLENRETKIFDLVNQLNFGRQLISYEQELSELAKLNLVAGKKAKISAAYQAALNYLKIAIELLKDQENWKKQYQLIFEIHLEAAEAAYLTCRFEEMEDLLEVALEKAQSILDKVQGYEIKIRAYTSQNKLLESIEIAFDALSLLGINFPKSPNYIDIKNNLEETSSLIPNNDIKTLINLPEISDQKAITSLRILVSMSMAAYLAFPQLFPLIVTKQVDLSIHYGNSYESCVAYGFYGELLCQITGEFDDGYEFGQLALALLTKLQAKRLEAQTLFVVTLSIRHWKEPLEQLLPSLLLGYKRGLETGNIEYAMWNAYLYCAYLFSIGRELNEVKYELTKYIESAKSLQSKNSLYFLSMNYKAVLKLMNISEETDNLLGQKYASNELLEIYKKANYRLALFHFYDNKTLLNYWFENFTEAVENAKEGEKYVSKMVTAGLPKFLFYSSLAWLAVYSQSLKDDQQTILEKIIFNQERIKIWANHNPSHHLHKFYLIEAELSRVLGKEQAARDYYDRAISIAQKNNYIHEEGLAYEVAARFYLSKDQKHLARYYLQDAYYTYQRWGAKAKVKDLEEKYPQLLEKEPKKALKSIITTTGKHLSSELDLTSVLKASQVISGEIVLEKLLTKLMQAVIENAGAQRGFLLLKKADNWVIEAAGDIDSHNLTVLQSIPIDTIDSKSQAPLLSVAIINYVAHTQENIVLNDATYEGKFTQTSYIVKTQPKSILCTPLLHQGKLSGIIYLENNLTTGAFTPERVEVLKILSTSAAISIENSRLYEQLEDYSKTLEKKVDLRTHELQEKNQQLANTLEQLKATQDQIIAQEKLASLGALTAGIAHEIKNPLNFVNNFAELCIELTEEVKEEIEGHKDKLDEETIEYLEEILGDIKQNSQKIHEHGQRADKIVHGMLMHSRGKPGQRELTDINSLLAESLNLAYHGIRSKDTSFKIKIKTNYAENLPKIKISPQEISRVFLNTINNACYAIHEKKKAMGEEFIPTLTITTTEQDEQIQISIRDNGNGIPKTMLDQVFNPFFTTKPTGQGTGLGLSISHDIIVQGHQGQILVQSEENNYTELKILLPKKT; the protein is encoded by the coding sequence ATGCTTATTCATGGTTATAAAATTCGGGAGAAAATTTATGAGAGTTCCCAATCTCTTATCTACCGAGGTTATCGAAAAAATGACCAATTACCCGTTATTTTAAAAAATCTCAAAAACAGTTACCCAGACCCAACAACTCTATCACAATTTAAACAAGAATATGAAATCCTCAATCAATTAAATTTACCTGGGGTAATTCAAACCTATGGACTCGAAAAGTATCAAAATAGTGCAGCGATTATTCTAGAGGATTTTGGGGGTCAATCTCTCAATTTACTTTTGAGAGAAAATTCTTTAAATCTTGAAGAATTTTTAGGTATTGCTATTAAGATTCTTGAGGGTCTAGAAGGAATTCATCAGGCTAATATTATTCATAAAGACATTAACCCATCTAATATTATACTACACCCAAAAACCCATCAAGTCAAACTGATTGATTTTGGGATTTCCACCCAGCTTTCTACAGAACATACAAATTTATGTGATCCTAATTTAATTGAGGGAACTTTAGCTTATATGTCTCCTGAACAAACAGGGAGAATGAACAGAAAAATTGACTATCATACCGATTTTTATTCTTTGGGAGTTACTTTTTATGAAATGCTAACAGGACAACTCCCTTTTATGACAGATAATCCTATAGAATTAGTTCATTTTCATTTAGCAAAACAGCCCAATTCTCCCAGTCAAATAAATTCTAACATCCCTCCTATCCTTTCGCAGATTGTCATGAAATTGTTGGCAAAAACATCGGAAGACAGATATCAAACTGCAGGGGGAATTAAAGCTGATTTAGAAATTTGTTTAAAGGAAATTCAACAAAAGAATAATATCAAAGAATTTTCTTTGGGAAGACAAGATATTTCTGATAAGTTCCAAATTCCCCAAAAACTTTACGGTAGAGAGACAGAAATTGACACCTTAATTAAAACCTTTGAAACCGTGACGCAGGGAGCTAACGAAATTATGTTAGTCTCTGGTTATTCTGGGATTGGAAAATCAGCCTTAGTTCGAGAAATTTACCCATCAATTACCCAAAGAAAAGGGTACTTTATCTCAGGTAAATGTGAACAATTTCAACGAGATATTCCCTATGGAGCTATTATACAAGCTTGTCAAGAATTAATTAGTCAATTATTAACAGAATGTAATCAAAAAATCAATCAATGGAAACATAAATTATTAACAGCATTAGGGGTTAACGGTCAAGTAATTATTGAGGTAATTCCAGAGATAGAGAAAATCATTGGCCCCCAATCAAAAGTCCCTAAATTAGCTCCTCTAGAATCTCAAAACCGATTTAATTTAGTCTTTCAAAATTTCCTCAAAGTCTTTACCAAACCTGAACATCCCTTAGTTATTTTTTTAGATGATTTGCAATGGGCTGATAGTGCTTCATTGCAATTAATACAACGATTAATGACAAGATTAGAGCATCAATATTTATTCATAATTGGAGCTTACCGAGACAATGAGGTTAATGAGGCTCATCCCTTAAACTTAACCCTAAATGAAATTCGTTTATCTGGTAAAACAATTCATAAAATTTCTTTAACTACCCTCAATTTGTCACAAATTAAACAATTAATTTATGAAACAATAAAATTAGATAATTCCAGTCGTGATATCTTGGCGAAATTAGTTAATCAGAAAACCAATGGAAACCCCTTCTTTGTGAGGGAATTTTTGAATTCTTTATACCATCAAAAGCTTTTAAAATTTGATAAAAATAGCAAAAAATGGTGTTGGGACAAGGCTAAAATTAAAGCCTCTCAAATTACTGATAATGTTGTGGAATTAATGACTAACAACATTAAAAATATGCCCGAAAAAACCCAGGAACTCCTAAAAATAGCTGCTTGTATTGGTAGTAAGTTTGATTTAAACATCTTAGCTTCTATCTGTGATCAATCTCAAATTGACACGGCTGATTCTCTTTGGAATGCCCTAGAAACAGGTTTAATTTTATCCTTAGATAATCAATATAAATTACTCAAAAGCTATCAAGAATATCAAGAAATTCCACCAGATTTAAAGATAACTTATAAATTTTCTCATGATCGAGTACAACAGGCAGCTTACAATCTAATTCCCTTAGAAGAACAAGTAAAAATTCACTGGGAAATTGGTAAAATACTCTTGAATACAACTTCTCTTGAAAATCGAGAAACTAAAATTTTTGACCTCGTTAATCAACTTAATTTTGGTCGTCAACTTATTAGTTATGAACAAGAATTATCAGAATTAGCTAAATTAAATTTAGTCGCGGGTAAAAAAGCGAAAATATCCGCCGCTTACCAGGCAGCTTTAAATTACTTAAAAATAGCAATAGAACTTTTAAAAGATCAGGAAAATTGGAAAAAACAATATCAATTAATCTTTGAAATTCATCTTGAAGCAGCAGAAGCAGCTTACTTAACTTGTCGCTTTGAGGAAATGGAAGATTTACTAGAAGTCGCCCTTGAAAAAGCACAATCTATTCTTGATAAAGTTCAAGGATATGAAATCAAAATCCGAGCTTATACTTCCCAAAATAAGTTATTAGAATCCATCGAGATTGCCTTTGATGCTTTATCTTTATTAGGCATCAATTTTCCGAAATCGCCAAATTATATAGATATCAAAAATAATTTAGAAGAAACTAGCTCATTAATCCCAAATAATGATATTAAAACCTTAATTAACTTGCCAGAAATTAGTGATCAAAAAGCCATTACATCCCTCAGAATTTTAGTGAGTATGAGTATGGCAGCATACTTAGCATTTCCTCAATTATTTCCCTTAATTGTCACTAAACAAGTTGACTTATCTATTCATTATGGTAACTCCTATGAATCTTGTGTTGCTTATGGGTTTTATGGAGAGCTTCTCTGTCAAATTACCGGAGAGTTTGATGATGGTTATGAGTTTGGCCAACTCGCCTTAGCATTATTAACAAAATTACAAGCCAAAAGATTAGAAGCACAAACCCTATTTGTTGTCACCCTTTCGATTCGACATTGGAAAGAACCCTTAGAGCAACTTCTCCCATCTTTATTATTAGGATATAAACGAGGATTAGAAACAGGAAATATTGAATATGCGATGTGGAATGCTTATCTTTACTGTGCCTATCTTTTCTCTATTGGTAGAGAACTTAATGAAGTTAAATATGAACTAACAAAATATATTGAATCAGCTAAAAGTTTGCAAAGTAAGAATAGCCTATATTTTTTGTCTATGAATTACAAAGCCGTTCTTAAACTCATGAATATCTCAGAAGAAACAGATAATTTACTAGGTCAGAAATATGCTTCAAATGAATTGCTTGAGATTTATAAAAAGGCTAATTATAGACTAGCACTTTTTCACTTCTATGATAATAAAACCCTGCTTAATTATTGGTTTGAAAATTTTACTGAAGCAGTAGAAAATGCCAAAGAAGGAGAAAAATATGTAAGTAAAATGGTCACTGCTGGACTACCAAAATTTCTATTTTATAGTTCTTTAGCTTGGTTAGCAGTTTATTCACAATCTTTAAAAGATGACCAACAAACTATCTTAGAAAAGATTATCTTTAATCAAGAAAGAATAAAAATTTGGGCTAACCATAATCCTAGTCATCATCTCCATAAATTCTATCTTATTGAAGCTGAATTGTCTCGTGTATTGGGGAAAGAACAAGCAGCTAGAGATTATTATGATCGCGCTATTAGTATTGCTCAAAAAAATAACTATATTCATGAAGAAGGGTTAGCTTATGAAGTGGCTGCTAGATTTTATTTAAGTAAAGATCAGAAACATTTAGCTCGCTATTATTTACAGGATGCTTATTATACTTATCAACGCTGGGGAGCTAAAGCTAAAGTGAAAGATTTGGAAGAAAAATATCCTCAATTACTCGAAAAAGAACCCAAAAAAGCTTTAAAATCAATTATTACTACAACGGGAAAACATTTATCAAGTGAATTAGACTTAACTAGCGTGCTTAAAGCTTCTCAAGTAATATCAGGAGAAATTGTTCTTGAAAAATTATTGACAAAATTAATGCAAGCTGTCATCGAAAATGCTGGCGCACAAAGAGGTTTTTTACTCTTAAAAAAAGCAGATAACTGGGTAATTGAAGCTGCTGGAGATATCGATAGTCATAACTTAACCGTTTTACAATCAATTCCTATCGATACCATTGATAGTAAGAGTCAAGCTCCTCTCTTATCAGTTGCTATTATTAATTATGTGGCCCATACCCAAGAAAATATTGTTTTAAATGATGCTACTTACGAAGGAAAATTTACCCAAACTTCCTATATTGTTAAGACTCAACCTAAGTCAATTCTTTGTACTCCTTTACTCCATCAAGGTAAATTAAGTGGTATCATTTATTTAGAGAATAATTTAACCACAGGAGCCTTTACCCCTGAAAGAGTCGAAGTCTTAAAAATATTATCCACTTCAGCCGCAATTTCTATCGAAAATTCTCGCCTTTATGAACAACTAGAAGACTATAGTAAAACTCTTGAAAAGAAGGTTGATTTAAGAACTCACGAACTGCAAGAAAAAAATCAACAATTAGCCAATACTTTAGAACAATTAAAAGCAACCCAAGATCAAATTATTGCCCAAGAAAAATTAGCTTCTCTCGGTGCTTTAACCGCTGGTATCGCCCATGAGATTAAAAATCCTTTAAATTTTGTCAATAATTTTGCAGAATTATGTATCGAATTAACGGAAGAAGTAAAAGAAGAAATTGAAGGTCACAAAGATAAATTAGATGAAGAAACTATCGAATATCTGGAAGAAATATTAGGAGATATCAAACAAAATTCTCAAAAAATACATGAACATGGACAACGGGCTGATAAAATTGTTCATGGAATGTTAATGCACTCTAGAGGAAAACCAGGTCAGCGAGAACTGACAGATATTAATAGTTTATTAGCAGAATCTCTTAATCTGGCCTATCATGGAATACGGTCAAAAGACACCTCTTTTAAAATCAAAATTAAAACCAATTATGCTGAAAATTTGCCAAAAATAAAGATTTCCCCCCAGGAAATAAGCCGTGTTTTTCTCAATACCATTAACAACGCTTGTTATGCTATTCACGAAAAGAAAAAAGCAATGGGAGAAGAATTTATTCCCACCTTAACCATTACCACAACCGAACAAGATGAGCAAATACAAATCAGCATTCGAGATAATGGAAATGGTATCCCTAAAACCATGCTTGATCAAGTTTTTAATCCCTTTTTTACCACTAAACCCACCGGACAAGGAACTGGATTAGGTCTATCCATTAGTCATGATATTATTGTCCAAGGGCATCAAGGACAAATTCTTGTACAAAGCGAGGAAAATAATTACACAGAGCTAAAAATATTGTTACCCAAAAAAACATGA